The segment CACGCTCCACTTCGAAAAACTCGATTCCCATCGCGGCCAGGGAAGATTCCGGTACGCGGAGGTGAGCCATCTGCCCGGCTCGCCCGAGGGTAATAACCGGCGGGTGTTCGACGAGGAGCAGGACATCCCCCAGGCGGTCCTCAGCCAGAAGAGTCGCCAGCCGGCGTTGCAGGGTGAGTGTTTCGGTGTAGGGTATGAGCCCAAGGTCAATCAGGCTACAGGTCGGCATCAGTAGTACAGGGTAGAGGGTTGAGGGTATAGGGTTTAGAGTGCAGGGAAAGGACGGGAGCACAACTTATTCATACTTCTTTTCTCCTATCTTATCCTCTACCCTCTACCCTATAGCCTATACGCTTCTTCTTTACAGATGGACCGGCCGGCCAAGTGCGGCAAGGGCGGCTTCCCCCATCGCCTCGGAAAGGGTTGGGTGGGCATGAATCGACTTGGCAATCTCTTCCGGGGTGGCCTTCAATGCGATCGCCAAGCCGGCCTCGGCGATCAGTTCGGTGGCATGGGCACCCATGATATGCACGCCTAGGATCTCTCCATGCGTCGCATCGGCGATCACCTTTACCATCCCCTCAGTCTCGCCGAGGGTAATCGCCATCCCGCTCGCACTGAATGGGAACCGTCCGACGCGTATCGTATATCCTTCGGCCTTCGCCTTCGCCTCCGTCAAACCGATGCTCGCGACAGCCGGGTGACAGTAGGTGCAGCTCGGGATCCTCCTGGGGTTCACCGGTGTCACGTCATCCAGCTTGGCCATCTTTTCGATCGCAACGATTCCTTCATGAGAAGCCTTGTGGGCCAAGAGTGGCGCGCCAACAAGATCGCCAATGGCGTAGATTCCGGCTACGCTGGACTCCATCCACTCGTTGACCTTGACATATCCATTCTCCATCGCAACGCCCAGCTCTTTCAGGCCGCCCACCTCGGAGTTGGCTACCCTGCCTACCGCCACCAGGACCGTCTCGCCATGAAGCTCTTGGCTTCCGCTGCTATTAGATACCCTGACCGTGGCCTTCCCCGCCTCAACGATTACCTGCTCAACTCGCGTCCCGGTGAGGATCTTGATCCCCTTTTTGGTCAAAGAACGATGCAGTAGCGCCGTAATCTCCTCGTCCTCATAGGGAAGGATCGTCGGCAGCAGCTCAACGAGTGTTACGGCCGTTCCATAGGCGTGATAGATGTCGGCGAACTCAATGCCGATCGCTCCCGCCCCGATGATAACCATGGAGGTAGGGGCTTGGCTACGTAGCATGGCCTCTGTGCTGGTGAGCACGACCTGACCATCGATCGTCAGGTCCGGAAGTAGTCGGGGTCTCGACCCGGTTGCCAAGAGGATCCGTTCAGCTAGGATCGATCCAGTCGTCTTTCCACCCCTGTCCGCGATCTCGAGTTCCTTAGCCGAGGTGAAGCGGGCTTCGCCCATGAAGACGGCGACCTTGTTCTTACGCATCAGGTATTCGATGCCCTTGGACAGCCGCTCGGCCTTCTCGCGGCTCCGCTTCACGGCAATGCCGAAATCTCCCCGGAGGTTCTCCGCGTGGATCCCGAACTCCTCGGCACGACGTAGGAGGGAAAGTAGATGCGAACTCTGAAGCAATGCCTTCGTCGGAATGCAGCCCCAGTTGAGACAGACCCCGCCCAATTGATCTCGCTCTACGAGAGCCACCCGCATCCCGAGCTGCGCGGCGCGGATCGCCGCCACGTAGCCTCCAGGGCCCGCCCCAACTACCGCCAGATCAAATGGTTGCTTGTCCTGTCCCATCATGGTTTATCTGATCTATACATAAAGCCATAATCCGAAATAATGGACGTTATTGCCCAGAAAGTCCCCCCCCCCATCCTCACCTTCCCCCTCATGGGGGGGAAGGGACCCCTTACGCGACCTCCTCCCCCCTTGAGGGGGAGGATTGAGGTGGGGGGTAATGGGTAACCAGAAAGGCACTGACCAGCGCTACAGAACGAGGTCAAGCGGATGCTCAAGTAGCCGCTTGACCTCTTGAAGGAATATCGCCCCCGTCATGCCATCTACCGCCCGATGATCGCACGAAAGCGTCATCCGCATTCGTTGGCCGATCTGCACTCCTCCATCTACGATGACCGGCTTGCTCTGGATCCTGCCGATTGCCAGAATGGCGGCCTCTGGGGGGTTGATGATGGCGGTGAACTCTTCTATCTCATACATGCCCAGATTCGAAATGGTAAAGGTCGCCCCGGCGTACTCTTCAGGTCTCAACTTCTGAGCTCTGGCTCGCTCGACCAAGCTCTTCGTCTCTCTGGCGATCTGTGCCAGACTTTTCCGACCACAGTCGCGCAGCACCGGGTTGATCAATCCCTCTTCAAGGGCCACCGCGATGCCGATATTGGCTTGGGAGTAGACGCGAATCTGTTCTCCCACAAATGATGCATTGACCGCCGGATGCCGCCCGAGCGCAATGGCCACAGCTTTGATGATGATGTCGGTGAAGGTTACCTTGAGGTCTGACGTCTGCGACTGTATCGACTCACGCAACTCCGTGGCCTTATCCATGGCCACCTCGACCGTAAGGTAGAAGTGTGGCACGGTTGCCATACTCTGGGCCACGCGCTTCGCAATCGCCCTACGCATCGGGGAGAGATTCCGGTCCTCAAACCCTGCCGATGGCGTGGATGCGGCAATCTCTACGGCACGCTCTGCAATCGATGGCGCCTGCTGACCGGCAGCCGAAGCCGATGGTATAAGGACAGCCACATCCCGGCGGATCACCCTTCCACCCGGGCCAGACCCGCTCACCATCGACAGATCAATCGCCTGCTCGCGCGCGAACCTCTTTGCCAGCGGTGAAGCTTTGACGCGTCCAGGAGCGACCGCCTGAAGAGCTGGAGGGGTTGGCGCAGGAGTGCCTGGCTGAGTCGGCGTTGCTGACTCAACGGCTAAGCCTCTAACGGGAGGAAGTAGCGTCGAAATGTCCTCATCCGTTTCGGCAATCACCCCGATCATGTGACCGACCGGCGCTGACTCGCCCGCACCGATAAGAATCTTTCGAAGGGTGCCTGACCCAAAGGCCTCCATCTCAATGTCAGCCTTATCGGTTTGGACCTCGGCGATGATGTCACCCACCTCTACCAGGTCTCCCTCTTTCTTCAGCCACCGAAGGATCTTCCCCTCCTCCATGGTGTCGCTCAACCGGGGCATGACCACAGAAATGGCCATTGTGCGTATGTCTCCTCTTCTTATTTTGGTCTATTTCGTCTATCTGGTCTATTTCGTCTATCTGGTCTATTTCGTCTATCTGGTCTGTTTGGTCTATCTGGTCTGTTTGGTCTGTGACGAAATAGACTGAATAGACGAGAAGGACGGAATAGACCTAAATAGCCATGACCTTCTTTACCGCCGCGATGACCCGTTCTTTGCTTGGGGCCTTGGCACGCTCAAGGTTCTTCGCGTATGGCGTCGGGGCGTTGGCGCCGGTGACCCGCTCCACCGGGGCGTCCAGATAATCAAAAGCCTGCTCAGAAATGATGGCCGCGATCACCGTCGCTATCCCGGCGAATCCGGCGCCGGACTCCATGACTACAGCCCGGTTGGTCTTCTTGACCGACTCGATGATCATGTCAGCATCCAGCGGGCGGAGCGTACGCGGATCCACTACCTCCACAGAAATCCCCTCCTTCTCCAGATCCTCTGCCACCTGCAAGGCCAGCAGAAGCATCGTAGAGTAGGCTACGATAGTGACATCGCGTCCCTCCCGCTTTATTTCGCCGACACCAAGCGGGATGGTGTACTCGCCATCCGGCACCTCGCCCTTGGTCCCGTACAGAAGCTCTGACTCGATGAAGATGACCGGATCATCGTCACGGATCGCACTTTTAAGAAGTCCCTTTGCATCCTTAGGGGTCCCTGGGCGCACGATCTTGAGACCAGGAACATGATAGAAGTACGACTCCATGCTCTGCGAGTGCTGAGCCGCCAATTGATGCGCCGGGCCGCCAGGGCCGCGAATGACCAGTGGAACATTATACTGCCCGCCGGACATGTACAGGATCTTCGCTGCTTGATTGACGATCTGATCGATCGCCACCAGCGCGAAGTTAAAGGTCATCATCTCCACAATCGGCCGCAAGCCGACCATCGCCGAGCCGATACCGACGCCGGTAAACCCGGCCTCACTGATCGGGGTGTCGATGACCCGCTTGGGGCCAAACTCCTCAAGCAGGCCTTGACTGACCTTATAGGCCCCCTGGTAGAGGGCTACTTCCTCTCCCATAAGAAAAACGCGAGGGTCTCGGCGCATCTCTTCGCGGAGCGCCTGATTTAGAGCCTCTCGATAGGTGATAATTGCCATGCTCTCGTTCCCTCCCTCAGCGCTCTGAGACGTAGACGTCGGTGTGCAGCCACTCCACTGGTGGCTCTGGGGAGGCATCGGCGTAGCGAATCGCCTCCTCCACCGTAGTTTGGACTTCCTTCTCCAGCGCCTTCCAATCCGACTCCTTAATCACCGCCTCGGCCATGAGGTGGGCCCGAAACGTCACGAGGGGGTCCCGTTGCTTTTCTCGTTCGACCTCCTCTTTCGTTCTGTAGGTACCCGGATCCGCCATCGAGTGCCCCCGGAATCGATATGTCTTGGCCTCGATCAAAGAAGGGATGCGTTCTCGTCGGGCCCGTTCTACTGCTAACCCCACACACTCCCGAACGGCCAGGACATCCATCCCGTCTACCGCCTCGCCGGGCATCCCATACGCCTCGGCCCTTCGGTACAGCTCCTTGACTGGGGTGGCGCGCTCTACAGCAGTCCCCATGCCGTAACGATTGTTCTCGCAGATATAGACGATCGGCAGGTGCCACAGGGCCGCGAGATTCAGCGCCTCGTGGAACACGCCCTGGTTGACGGCGGCGTCCCCAAAGAAGCAGAGCGTGACCTGATCCTTCCCCTCGTACTGGCTCGCGAAGGCGGCGCCAGTTCCGATCGGAATCTGCCCCGCCACGATCGCATGCCCCCCCAGGAAGTTGCGGCTCTTATCAAATAGGTGCATCGAGCCACCCTTGCCCTTACAGAGGCCATCCGCCCGACCGAACAGCTCCGCCATCATCCTCCGTGGATCGCAGCCCTTGGCTAAGGCATGGCCATGTTCCCGGTAACTGGCAATCACATAGTCGTCTGGTCGCAACACAGAAATGGCGCCCGTTGCCACCGCTTCCTGGCCGATATACAGATGCAGGAAGCCGCCGATCTTGCCCATGGAGTACATCTCCGCGCACTTCTCCTCGAACCGGCGCATCAGGAGCATCTGTCGGAGGAGATCTACCAGCTCCTTCTGCTCTAACTTCTGCATAGCTCAGTCCTCTCGCTCTCACGCTTCCGGCTGACTTCCTCAGCCTGGCCGCGGGCATGGTACGAACTCCGGACCAGGGGCCCGGACTCTACGTACTTAAACCCCATCCCTTCCCCGATCGCCTT is part of the Candidatus Methylomirabilis limnetica genome and harbors:
- the lpdA gene encoding dihydrolipoyl dehydrogenase → MMGQDKQPFDLAVVGAGPGGYVAAIRAAQLGMRVALVERDQLGGVCLNWGCIPTKALLQSSHLLSLLRRAEEFGIHAENLRGDFGIAVKRSREKAERLSKGIEYLMRKNKVAVFMGEARFTSAKELEIADRGGKTTGSILAERILLATGSRPRLLPDLTIDGQVVLTSTEAMLRSQAPTSMVIIGAGAIGIEFADIYHAYGTAVTLVELLPTILPYEDEEITALLHRSLTKKGIKILTGTRVEQVIVEAGKATVRVSNSSGSQELHGETVLVAVGRVANSEVGGLKELGVAMENGYVKVNEWMESSVAGIYAIGDLVGAPLLAHKASHEGIVAIEKMAKLDDVTPVNPRRIPSCTYCHPAVASIGLTEAKAKAEGYTIRVGRFPFSASGMAITLGETEGMVKVIADATHGEILGVHIMGAHATELIAEAGLAIALKATPEEIAKSIHAHPTLSEAMGEAALAALGRPVHL
- a CDS encoding dihydrolipoamide acetyltransferase family protein, producing MAISVVMPRLSDTMEEGKILRWLKKEGDLVEVGDIIAEVQTDKADIEMEAFGSGTLRKILIGAGESAPVGHMIGVIAETDEDISTLLPPVRGLAVESATPTQPGTPAPTPPALQAVAPGRVKASPLAKRFAREQAIDLSMVSGSGPGGRVIRRDVAVLIPSASAAGQQAPSIAERAVEIAASTPSAGFEDRNLSPMRRAIAKRVAQSMATVPHFYLTVEVAMDKATELRESIQSQTSDLKVTFTDIIIKAVAIALGRHPAVNASFVGEQIRVYSQANIGIAVALEEGLINPVLRDCGRKSLAQIARETKSLVERARAQKLRPEEYAGATFTISNLGMYEIEEFTAIINPPEAAILAIGRIQSKPVIVDGGVQIGQRMRMTLSCDHRAVDGMTGAIFLQEVKRLLEHPLDLVL
- a CDS encoding pyruvate dehydrogenase complex E1 component subunit beta — protein: MPPQSHQWSGCTPTSTSQSAEGGNESMAIITYREALNQALREEMRRDPRVFLMGEEVALYQGAYKVSQGLLEEFGPKRVIDTPISEAGFTGVGIGSAMVGLRPIVEMMTFNFALVAIDQIVNQAAKILYMSGGQYNVPLVIRGPGGPAHQLAAQHSQSMESYFYHVPGLKIVRPGTPKDAKGLLKSAIRDDDPVIFIESELLYGTKGEVPDGEYTIPLGVGEIKREGRDVTIVAYSTMLLLALQVAEDLEKEGISVEVVDPRTLRPLDADMIIESVKKTNRAVVMESGAGFAGIATVIAAIISEQAFDYLDAPVERVTGANAPTPYAKNLERAKAPSKERVIAAVKKVMAI
- the pdhA gene encoding pyruvate dehydrogenase (acetyl-transferring) E1 component subunit alpha — protein: MQKLEQKELVDLLRQMLLMRRFEEKCAEMYSMGKIGGFLHLYIGQEAVATGAISVLRPDDYVIASYREHGHALAKGCDPRRMMAELFGRADGLCKGKGGSMHLFDKSRNFLGGHAIVAGQIPIGTGAAFASQYEGKDQVTLCFFGDAAVNQGVFHEALNLAALWHLPIVYICENNRYGMGTAVERATPVKELYRRAEAYGMPGEAVDGMDVLAVRECVGLAVERARRERIPSLIEAKTYRFRGHSMADPGTYRTKEEVEREKQRDPLVTFRAHLMAEAVIKESDWKALEKEVQTTVEEAIRYADASPEPPVEWLHTDVYVSER